From Salvia splendens isolate huo1 chromosome 3, SspV2, whole genome shotgun sequence, a single genomic window includes:
- the LOC121796530 gene encoding probable inactive purple acid phosphatase 29, translating into MVGDFIANWLRQASSCSDLNTTSFIRRLILAEKPNLIVFTGDNIFGFDASDAVKSMNQAFGPAVNSGIPWAAVLGNHDQESTLSREGVMTHIVGMENTLSQLNPGGAHVVDGMKLAFSLSIFGRSLNL; encoded by the exons ATGGTGGGAGACTTTATAGCTAACTGG CTCCGCCAGGCCTCCAGCTGCTCCGATCTCAACACCACCTCCTTCATCCGCCGCTTGATCCTCGCCGAGAAGCCGAATCTCATCGTCTTCACCG GGGATAACATATTCGGATTCGATGCGAGCGACGCGGTGAAGTCAATGAACCAGGCGTTTGGTCCTGCAGTTAACTCCGGCATCCCGTGGGCGGCGGTGCTGGGGAATCACGACCAGGAGTCGACTCTGTCGAGGGAAGGTGTGATGACGCATATAGTGGGGATGGAGAACACGCTGTCACAGCTGAATCCAGGCGGAGCTCACGTCGTCGATGGAATGAAATTGGCTTTTTCCCTCTCTATTTTTGGGAGGAGTTTGAATTTGTGa